The region TTGTCAGCAATACCATCCTTGTAGGCAATCGTGTCAATACGCTCTTTTGCAATATTCAGCATAAGCTTTCCAATCAAAGTAGGATTGGAATAATAGTCCATCCGATAATAGATGATATACCCTCGACGAGCTGTGATATTTCCCTCATTAAATGCGTTTTTAATTACATCTTCTAAAGTGGCATCTATTCCTAGTTTTGAGCTAGCCAAAGACAGATCCTGCCAGATTACCCTACACCTTGCACTGGATACTGCTTCAAGCATTTCATCTGACATTTCCACTTCATATGCATATCTTACTAAGGTTGGTTTTTGACCGCATAAGGCTTCTACTTCCTTCTGTATTGTCAAAATGCTACTAAGCATGGAGTAGAAATCCGTACCGGTCGAAGTCATCAGGCATATCCCTATTTCATGCCCTTCCTTTGCAATTTGCTTAATTGCATCAGCACTGTTTATGATATCTTTTTCAGTAACAAAGAACGTTCCTTTTGCATTCAGAAGCTTCAAGCTATGCAAGACATCTTTTAATATATCATTATGATTTATTCCATAGAAGGTATAGCTCAATGCTTGTTCTGTTGTATATACGGTATGTTGCTCTTTCGCTTTTACTCCTTTATTCTTCCTGCGCAAGGAATCTAAATATTGAACCGTATAAGCTTCCTTTTTAGTGTTCGTATCTGAACCACCGGAATTCTGATTGTTCGCCGTATTACCATTTGGTTTGTTAGTATTCTTGCTATCTGTTTGCGTACCTTTCGTACTGTTACCGTTATTTGATACCATTTCCGTTTCATTTGATTCGTGTACCAGCAAAGTAGGTATATCACAGATTGCGTAAGTTCCTTCTGCGATCATTTCATAGGTTTGTTTCACAATATTTAGCAAATCCTTATGATATCCAATTCTAAAATAGATGATATCTCCGTCTTTAAAACCATTTTTATAATATCCCATAATGTCATCTATGGATTTTGCATCATCCGTGATTGGATTCTTACTATATGTGACAACATCATAATGGAATATGGAGGCAGCCTCTTGAATTAACTCATTCGATTTGCCATACACAGGCATAAATATATTGGTATGAACACCATAGATTTCCTTTAAAAGTTTATCACACTTATATATTTCTAAACAAATCTCTTGAAAACTCATTGTGGTAAGGTCTTTTCCTGATAGTCCTCCGTTGGCGATATTTTGCTTCTTTTCTAAAATCTTATCAATTCTTTCAGGGTAATTTACAATATCATTTACTGTGACAAAGAAAGTTGCAAGTAAATGATTTTCTTCCAAGAAATTCAGTATTTCGGTCAACTGCTCCTCATCTTCTATTCCTCGAAAGGCAAACGACATCATATGCTGCGTCGTATTAATATTTGTATAAACCTTTGACAATTTTCCGGCATTTTGATCTCTCAAGTTACTAAAATTCATATTGAAATCAGCATCATCATAGGCAGACAGATCTTCAGCAAATACCGTCTTATATTCTGTTTCTTTCAATGCCTGTAAAATCCATTCCATCATCTTTAACAGTCTTTCTTCTTTCGTTAAAGAATCTAATGACATATCCTCTGAATTAATGCTTGGTGCCTTATCAATTGCAGGTTTATCTGGTTTTACCGGAGCTTCATATTCTTCTTCATCCAGAGTACCATCCATTTTAATTGTTAGGATTGCACCTTTCTCTAAACCTTTGATATAGCCAAGCACTTGATTATAATTCTTGAAACTTTGATAACTTAGATAATGTGTACTCTTAACTACCTTATCATTTCCGCATGCATGCGCAGCTTGTAATAATTCGGGTGTGTGTGTTGTTGAATTACACAATAAAGTATTAGGTGCTTTACCGATTATAGTTTGAATGATATTATTGGTTCTGCTAAAATCCTTAACCAAATCCTCTTTTGTATACTCTTCCATATGCTTCGTTTCCGACAAGGTGTTGTTCCCTATCCTATGCCCTTCGGAATTCATAGCAATGATTGTATTAGAATCCTCGGCTGCCAGAATACCAGGAACAAAAAATGTTCCTTTTCTTTCATACTCTGCCATCAGGTCAAGTATCTTTCGATTCGTTTCCGCATCAGACAATCCTTGAAAGGTTAATGCAATTAATTTATCCGTTGTCTGAATATTGGAAACAACTTCTGCCGAACCGCCTTCTTTTAATTTTCTCATAGCGACTTCAATGATATCATTCGCATCATACTTGTTACCACTAACCGTTTGGATTTCATCCTTACCTCGTAACATCCAAGATATTCCGATAATCATTACTATGGCACTTACTATAATAATAATGACAATGATTAATTTCTTATTTACTTTACTTGTCATGATAAACTCCCTTACTAACATCTCTAATAATAACTAAAACCCATTCCTACTTGCACGATCGATCTATTTATAGGCTCCAATAGGAATATCCCATTGCCTCCATTTCACTCTTAGGAAAAATACTTTTTATGTCAATCACAACCTTTTCTTCGGCTGGTAATGCACGAAACATTTGATCCAGGTCATCTTTTGATAATTTCCTAAATTCATTATGTGCAACCGCTATTATAATACAATCTGCTTCTTTCACCTCAGAAAGCTTCACCATATTTATATCATAAAATGATTTTACTTCCTTCTCATCAGCAACTGGATCCACAACATTAACAGTCACGTCATATTCTTTCAGTCTGTTAATAATGTCAATTACTTTAGAATTTCTAATATCGGGGCAGTTTTCTTTAAAGGTGATACCAAGAATATATATTTTTGCTTGATTCACTAATTTGTTTGTCTTTATCAGCTTCTTAATTACAATATCACCGATAAAAGAACCCATACCATCGTTAATCTTTCTGCCTGATAAAATAATCTGAGAATGATACCCTAATTTTTCTGCCTGATA is a window of Lachnoclostridium phytofermentans ISDg DNA encoding:
- a CDS encoding polysaccharide deacetylase family protein; this translates as MTSKVNKKLIIVIIIIVSAIVMIIGISWMLRGKDEIQTVSGNKYDANDIIEVAMRKLKEGGSAEVVSNIQTTDKLIALTFQGLSDAETNRKILDLMAEYERKGTFFVPGILAAEDSNTIIAMNSEGHRIGNNTLSETKHMEEYTKEDLVKDFSRTNNIIQTIIGKAPNTLLCNSTTHTPELLQAAHACGNDKVVKSTHYLSYQSFKNYNQVLGYIKGLEKGAILTIKMDGTLDEEEYEAPVKPDKPAIDKAPSINSEDMSLDSLTKEERLLKMMEWILQALKETEYKTVFAEDLSAYDDADFNMNFSNLRDQNAGKLSKVYTNINTTQHMMSFAFRGIEDEEQLTEILNFLEENHLLATFFVTVNDIVNYPERIDKILEKKQNIANGGLSGKDLTTMSFQEICLEIYKCDKLLKEIYGVHTNIFMPVYGKSNELIQEAASIFHYDVVTYSKNPITDDAKSIDDIMGYYKNGFKDGDIIYFRIGYHKDLLNIVKQTYEMIAEGTYAICDIPTLLVHESNETEMVSNNGNSTKGTQTDSKNTNKPNGNTANNQNSGGSDTNTKKEAYTVQYLDSLRRKNKGVKAKEQHTVYTTEQALSYTFYGINHNDILKDVLHSLKLLNAKGTFFVTEKDIINSADAIKQIAKEGHEIGICLMTSTGTDFYSMLSSILTIQKEVEALCGQKPTLVRYAYEVEMSDEMLEAVSSARCRVIWQDLSLASSKLGIDATLEDVIKNAFNEGNITARRGYIIYYRMDYYSNPTLIGKLMLNIAKERIDTIAYKDGIADNGSTYSIKTLGALLSSDMVYSYPVSDKKVLPSLKNAIYPGHFDGLTDALKFQFVQGRYIGTPSINSSSTLPGFSDEELDELDKTGAFTDDKVLFLTFDDWGSDKAVNQLLYVLNKYNIKASFFVRTNYVESNPNLLRAIAEAGHDVGSHTDMHNPFATTDIIQDENDNRAIYYSLTDDEIKERKEDLLISYQKLLSIIGDVRFNGIPSLTKILRPPTLAMSSSGMEAILDMGFKYIVSGDFSTHDYEEVDPKALANTIMNGIKLDDGERRTLHKGSVLVMHMSDNDLMPKAQNVTAEALDIVIPKLIAEGYQFAKLSDYLTDSRGEVYNLSQSYIDWLAQQGN